In Listeria cossartiae subsp. cossartiae, one genomic interval encodes:
- a CDS encoding RNA polymerase sigma factor, whose product MHLQAHKKHKQHAFDSYCKKILRNETRNIYKEIERLKKYEVSMDSLSEKELGKQVIYESNMHREFLFFVENVGMVIVTGEIIAEAIKLLPKEKQAIILLSYILGMSDRKIAEELNLVRRTVSRRRNSTLAELKKIMEEDQK is encoded by the coding sequence ATGCATCTACAAGCGCATAAAAAACATAAACAGCATGCCTTTGATAGCTATTGTAAAAAAATATTGAGGAATGAAACGAGAAATATCTACAAAGAAATTGAACGTCTAAAGAAATATGAAGTATCAATGGATAGCTTGTCAGAAAAAGAGTTAGGTAAACAGGTTATTTATGAAAGTAATATGCATAGGGAATTTCTGTTCTTCGTTGAAAATGTAGGAATGGTAATAGTAACGGGTGAAATAATTGCAGAAGCTATTAAATTATTACCAAAAGAAAAACAAGCTATCATATTACTCTCCTATATTCTCGGTATGTCTGATAGGAAAATCGCAGAAGAGCTAAACCTAGTTAGACGAACTGTATCACGTAGGAGAAACAGCACACTAGCCGAATTAAAAAAGATAATGGAGGAAGACCAGAAATGA
- a CDS encoding ankyrin repeat domain-containing protein has translation MFNENELYPVLLSNNFSKVDDFLTKYGIDSVDRDNRSLLMSAVVERKMSIIEYLIEKGSNLNLQDKNGMTALHLAAMHDYTEIVEYLISKGAIVDAEDNNGNTALWRAAMELPKEAKSIAILLENGADVTKQNKYQISPEDLLSDE, from the coding sequence ATGTTTAATGAAAATGAGTTATATCCAGTGTTACTAAGCAATAACTTTTCTAAAGTTGACGATTTTCTAACTAAATATGGCATAGATAGTGTGGACAGGGACAATCGTTCTTTATTAATGTCAGCAGTCGTAGAAAGAAAAATGAGCATTATCGAATATTTAATTGAAAAAGGTAGTAATTTGAATTTACAGGATAAAAACGGAATGACTGCATTACATCTAGCTGCAATGCATGACTATACTGAAATAGTTGAGTACTTGATTTCAAAGGGAGCTATTGTTGATGCAGAAGACAATAATGGGAATACGGCGTTATGGCGTGCAGCAATGGAGCTACCTAAAGAAGCTAAATCTATAGCTATTTTATTGGAAAATGGAGCTGATGTAACAAAGCAAAATAAATACCAAATATCTCCTGAAGACTTATTGTCTGATGAATAG
- the uvrC gene encoding excinuclease ABC subunit UvrC, which translates to MSSEHIQNKLALLPDQPGCYLMKDRQGTIIYVGKAKILKNRVRSYFSGTHDSKTQRLVQEIVDFEYIVTSSNVEALLLEINLIKKHDPRFNIRLKDDKTYPFIKITNERHPRLIITRQVKKDKGKYFGPYPNVYAANEVKRILDRLYPLRKCSTLPNKVCLYYHLGQCLAPCVFDVEASKYKEMQDEIVAFLNGGYKTVKNDLMKKMQEAAENMEFEKAGEFRDQINAIETTMEKQKMTMNDFVDRDVFGYAIDKGWMCVQVFFIRQGKLIERDVSQFPFYNDADEDFLTFIGQFYQKANHIPPQEIYLPNDVDSEAVQAVVPDTKIIVPQRGNKKDLVKLAYKNAKIALNEKFMLLERNEERTVGAVERLGEAMGIPTPSRVEAFDNSNIHGTDPVSAMVTFLDGKPSKNDYRKYKIKTVEGPDDYATMREVIRRRYWRVLKEGLPMPDLILIDGGKGQIDSAKDVLTNELGLDIPVAGLAKDDKHRTSQLLFGDPLEIIPLERNSQEFYLLQRMQDEVHRFAITFHRQLRSKTGFQSILDGIPGVGPGRKKKLLKHFGSMKKLKEASIEEIKEAGVPLNVAEEVHKHITAFNERAKNTEQK; encoded by the coding sequence ATGTCTTCTGAACATATCCAAAATAAACTAGCGCTTCTGCCGGACCAACCCGGTTGTTACTTGATGAAAGACCGACAAGGAACCATTATTTATGTTGGGAAAGCAAAAATTTTAAAAAATCGTGTCCGTTCTTATTTTTCAGGGACACACGATAGTAAAACACAACGCTTAGTCCAAGAAATTGTGGATTTTGAATATATCGTCACATCATCCAACGTAGAAGCTTTACTACTAGAAATCAATTTAATTAAAAAGCACGATCCACGTTTTAATATTCGCCTAAAGGATGATAAAACCTATCCGTTTATTAAAATCACGAACGAACGACATCCGCGCCTAATTATTACCCGCCAAGTAAAGAAAGATAAAGGGAAATATTTCGGCCCGTACCCAAATGTCTACGCTGCCAATGAAGTAAAACGGATTTTAGACCGCCTATACCCGTTACGAAAATGCAGCACGTTACCGAATAAAGTATGTTTGTATTATCACCTCGGACAATGCCTTGCCCCGTGCGTATTTGACGTGGAAGCAAGTAAGTATAAAGAAATGCAAGACGAGATAGTCGCATTCCTAAACGGCGGCTATAAAACCGTCAAAAATGATTTAATGAAAAAAATGCAAGAAGCGGCTGAAAATATGGAATTCGAAAAAGCAGGCGAGTTCCGCGATCAAATCAACGCAATCGAAACAACGATGGAAAAACAAAAAATGACAATGAACGATTTCGTTGACCGCGATGTATTTGGTTACGCCATTGATAAAGGCTGGATGTGCGTCCAAGTGTTCTTCATTCGCCAAGGCAAACTGATTGAGCGCGACGTTTCTCAGTTTCCATTTTATAATGATGCTGATGAAGATTTCCTTACTTTCATTGGTCAATTTTATCAAAAAGCCAACCATATTCCGCCGCAAGAAATTTATTTACCGAATGATGTTGATAGCGAGGCGGTGCAAGCAGTCGTTCCCGATACGAAAATCATCGTTCCACAACGCGGAAATAAAAAAGATCTCGTAAAACTAGCTTATAAAAATGCCAAAATTGCTCTAAACGAAAAATTCATGCTACTTGAACGCAATGAAGAACGCACAGTCGGCGCAGTAGAACGACTTGGAGAAGCAATGGGAATCCCAACCCCGTCACGCGTGGAAGCATTCGATAACTCCAACATTCACGGCACAGACCCAGTTTCCGCGATGGTCACATTCCTTGACGGCAAACCAAGTAAAAACGATTACCGTAAATACAAAATCAAAACCGTAGAAGGCCCAGACGACTATGCAACAATGCGCGAAGTCATCCGCCGTCGCTACTGGCGCGTCCTCAAAGAAGGCTTACCAATGCCAGATTTAATATTAATTGATGGCGGTAAAGGACAAATCGATAGCGCCAAAGACGTCTTAACGAACGAACTCGGCTTAGATATTCCAGTAGCCGGACTTGCAAAAGATGACAAACACCGAACTAGTCAATTATTATTCGGCGATCCACTGGAAATCATCCCACTGGAAAGAAATAGCCAAGAATTCTATTTACTACAGCGAATGCAAGATGAAGTCCATCGTTTCGCGATCACATTTCACCGCCAACTACGCAGCAAAACCGGCTTCCAGTCCATACTTGACGGCATCCCAGGCGTAGGACCCGGTCGCAAGAAAAAACTACTTAAACACTTTGGCTCCATGAAAAAATTAAAAGAAGCATCTATAGAAGAAATTAAAGAAGCTGGCGTCCCACTGAATGTAGCAGAAGAAGTGCATAAACATATCACAGCGTTCAATGAAAGGGCGAAGAATACAGAGCAGAAATGA
- a CDS encoding MSCRAMM family protein, whose amino-acid sequence MNSQKRKEKKVKIIAMVLVVMILANLFQPFNGIAASLRLDETGYFYTGISFTNGQKLENKDIWNMKMDGKDVFCIDSAAPANTEEGYSAETYTGSKKDLLSKVAYYGFTQSEQSYKDFATTQLLIWEVLGEQLEWTSLPNYWTDRDTILAQVRKHDTQPSWDTQTITIIEGQEFVQSDTSNVTDVLNITNNATGIQVTKTGNTLKLKADKNSKSGEIAFSKVPDSALGTSIVYNKADRQSLVDFHLQDTGKAKLKVNVKKLGGVRVKKIDPKTNQPLPNTTIKFEYSGTSKTVVTNATGIAELVGIPEGTQVKVTEIAAPTGYHNSGEVKTTTIRPSETTELIFNNNKQMGTVKLTKSGQEFGASMPNDNYTLKEAIYGIYNNSDARVGELITDEKGYAESGSLSLGQYYLLEEKAPSGYLLSDEKLSFEIKYAGQNVAITNTQVQAVDVEQKGTAKLIKEDVETGELAQGNAVLDGAVYELYRSSDDMLMDTVTIENGQAQSENLLLDSYYWLEKEAPTGYLLDTEKHVFDLLYNNEAEVADVTVTVKEQVIKEKIKVIKCDEQTKEPIKNNAASFKLKDLQTGEFIEHDGKLEFTTDQSGEFETADLPYGEYELTEVIAPKNYQLVTEPTKITIDGSHEGIVEIKIMNKEIPKPLPKKTTRDKVDPVMKMTETRPLPLLGDNGGIALVFIGLGLVVTGLAIYWSKKNNDKRK is encoded by the coding sequence ATGAACAGTCAAAAAAGGAAGGAAAAGAAAGTAAAAATAATCGCAATGGTGCTAGTAGTTATGATATTAGCAAATCTATTTCAACCGTTCAATGGAATAGCGGCATCACTTCGGCTCGATGAAACAGGTTATTTTTATACAGGAATTAGCTTTACAAATGGGCAGAAATTAGAAAACAAAGATATCTGGAACATGAAGATGGATGGTAAAGATGTCTTTTGTATCGATTCTGCCGCACCAGCAAATACAGAAGAAGGTTATAGTGCGGAAACATATACAGGTAGTAAAAAAGACTTGTTATCTAAAGTTGCTTACTATGGCTTTACTCAATCTGAACAAAGTTACAAAGATTTTGCGACCACCCAATTACTTATTTGGGAAGTGCTCGGGGAACAATTAGAGTGGACATCATTACCTAACTATTGGACGGATAGAGATACAATTTTAGCACAGGTAAGAAAGCATGATACACAGCCATCATGGGACACGCAGACAATTACAATAATTGAAGGCCAAGAGTTTGTACAGAGTGATACAAGCAATGTAACAGACGTGCTGAATATCACAAATAATGCGACAGGAATCCAGGTTACGAAAACTGGAAATACACTCAAATTAAAAGCAGATAAGAATTCTAAATCAGGAGAAATTGCGTTTTCTAAAGTCCCAGATTCTGCTTTAGGAACATCGATTGTTTATAACAAAGCAGACCGCCAAAGTTTGGTAGATTTTCATTTGCAAGATACTGGGAAAGCAAAACTAAAAGTGAACGTGAAAAAACTCGGTGGTGTGCGAGTGAAAAAAATAGATCCAAAAACAAATCAGCCATTACCAAACACAACCATTAAATTTGAATACAGCGGCACATCTAAAACAGTCGTAACAAATGCAACTGGTATAGCTGAACTTGTTGGAATTCCAGAAGGGACGCAGGTAAAAGTTACCGAAATAGCGGCTCCAACAGGCTACCATAATAGTGGAGAAGTTAAAACAACAACGATTAGACCAAGTGAAACAACAGAACTTATTTTTAACAATAATAAACAAATGGGGACTGTTAAATTAACAAAAAGCGGACAAGAATTTGGCGCGAGCATGCCCAATGATAATTACACTCTAAAAGAAGCTATATATGGGATTTATAACAATAGCGATGCACGAGTGGGAGAACTAATCACCGATGAAAAAGGTTACGCGGAATCTGGTTCGCTTTCGCTGGGCCAATATTACTTGCTAGAGGAAAAAGCACCATCTGGCTATCTTCTAAGTGACGAAAAGTTATCCTTTGAAATTAAATATGCGGGACAAAATGTAGCGATCACGAACACACAAGTACAAGCGGTGGATGTGGAGCAAAAAGGGACTGCTAAACTAATTAAAGAAGATGTTGAAACAGGTGAACTAGCGCAAGGAAATGCCGTTTTAGATGGAGCGGTTTATGAATTATATCGTTCATCGGATGACATGTTAATGGATACAGTGACGATTGAAAATGGGCAGGCACAATCAGAAAATTTATTACTGGATAGCTACTATTGGCTAGAAAAAGAAGCGCCGACAGGTTATTTGCTAGATACGGAGAAGCATGTTTTTGATTTACTCTATAACAATGAAGCGGAAGTAGCGGATGTAACTGTTACAGTCAAAGAACAAGTCATCAAAGAAAAAATCAAAGTAATCAAATGCGATGAGCAGACAAAAGAACCTATCAAAAATAATGCGGCGAGTTTTAAATTAAAAGATTTGCAAACAGGCGAGTTTATAGAGCATGATGGCAAATTAGAATTTACGACCGACCAGTCTGGCGAATTTGAAACAGCAGATTTACCATACGGCGAGTATGAATTGACTGAGGTTATTGCTCCGAAAAATTATCAACTTGTCACTGAACCGACCAAAATAACTATTGATGGATCACATGAAGGCATCGTTGAAATAAAAATCATGAATAAGGAAATACCTAAACCACTGCCGAAGAAAACAACGCGAGATAAGGTAGACCCAGTAATGAAAATGACTGAAACTAGACCATTACCACTGCTTGGAGATAATGGCGGTATTGCTTTAGTATTTATTGGTCTAGGACTTGTAGTAACTGGATTAGCAATATATTGGAGCAAAAAAAATAACGACAAACGTAAATAA
- a CDS encoding metallophosphoesterase, with the protein MKLLVVSDSHSERDCLIHLKEKYENTVDAMIHCGDSELEADDPAIQGFHTVRGNCDFGGGFPNDWVGEVDGYRILTTHGHLYNIKMTLMNLRYRARELNADFAFFGHSHELGAEMLDDTIILNPGSISLPRGRIRIKTYALIDSTPEGIQVRFMDRDDNELTDLTQTFPLIKHN; encoded by the coding sequence ATGAAATTATTAGTAGTTAGCGACAGCCACTCAGAACGTGACTGTTTAATACATCTTAAAGAAAAATACGAAAATACAGTCGATGCGATGATTCATTGTGGGGATTCTGAATTAGAAGCTGACGATCCTGCGATTCAGGGATTTCATACTGTTCGAGGCAACTGTGATTTTGGTGGCGGCTTTCCAAATGATTGGGTAGGAGAAGTAGACGGCTACCGCATTTTAACCACACACGGACATCTCTATAACATCAAGATGACACTCATGAATTTACGATATCGTGCACGGGAACTAAACGCGGATTTCGCCTTCTTCGGTCATTCTCATGAACTAGGTGCAGAAATGCTAGACGACACAATCATTTTAAACCCAGGAAGCATCTCCTTACCAAGAGGCCGCATCCGCATCAAAACTTATGCGCTCATCGATTCCACACCAGAAGGCATCCAAGTACGCTTCATGGACCGGGACGACAACGAACTAACAGACCTAACCCAAACATTCCCATTAATCAAGCACAACTAG
- the rph gene encoding ribonuclease PH: MRFDGRESNALRNIEVTPDYLMHPEGSVLIASGNTKVICSASVETKVPPFMRGEGRGWISAEYSMLPRATNTRNIRESSKGKVTGRTMEIQRLIGRALRAVVDLDALGERTIWLDCDVIQADGGTRTASITGAFIAMVMAIAKLDEETPFTKFPVKDFLAATSVGVLEEGGTVLDLNYVEDSAAQVDMNIIMTGSGAFVELQGTGEEATFSEAELAELIALGKKGISELIEIQKETLGEKVTARIKGE, encoded by the coding sequence ATGAGATTTGATGGAAGAGAAAGTAACGCATTACGAAATATCGAAGTAACACCAGATTATTTAATGCATCCAGAAGGTTCAGTTTTAATTGCATCTGGAAATACAAAAGTTATCTGTTCTGCAAGCGTGGAAACAAAAGTACCACCATTTATGCGAGGAGAAGGCCGCGGCTGGATTTCTGCTGAATATTCGATGCTACCACGTGCAACAAACACACGTAACATCCGTGAATCCTCGAAAGGTAAAGTAACCGGCCGAACAATGGAAATTCAACGTTTAATCGGGCGTGCGCTCCGTGCAGTTGTTGATTTGGACGCACTTGGCGAAAGAACGATTTGGCTTGATTGTGACGTTATCCAAGCAGATGGCGGCACACGTACAGCTTCTATCACTGGCGCATTTATCGCAATGGTTATGGCGATTGCCAAATTAGACGAAGAAACACCATTTACTAAATTTCCTGTTAAAGATTTTCTAGCAGCAACAAGTGTCGGTGTTTTAGAAGAAGGCGGCACCGTGCTTGACCTGAACTACGTAGAAGATAGCGCAGCGCAAGTAGACATGAATATTATCATGACTGGCAGCGGCGCCTTCGTAGAACTGCAAGGAACTGGCGAAGAAGCTACTTTTTCCGAAGCCGAACTTGCCGAACTGATTGCACTAGGGAAAAAAGGCATTAGCGAACTAATCGAAATCCAAAAAGAAACACTTGGAGAAAAAGTCACAGCGCGGATTAAAGGAGAATAA
- a CDS encoding YslB family protein produces MVIMVYESGVSEMTEKEQNQYEEKALVPSFGLDLLRDYLIPEILGDEAPHIMYWAGKDLARKFPLGSLEEIAEFFEEASWGGFSILKEKKDELRLLLEGEMVTARFNAQEEPTFRLEAGFIAEQLQSQKKLYTESYDEIDKRKKQVTIIVKWDRKETIDNEERY; encoded by the coding sequence TTGGTTATAATGGTGTATGAAAGTGGGGTATCCGAAATGACAGAAAAAGAACAGAATCAATACGAGGAAAAAGCACTCGTTCCAAGCTTTGGTTTAGATTTACTACGAGATTATTTAATTCCTGAAATACTTGGAGATGAAGCGCCTCACATTATGTACTGGGCAGGAAAAGATTTAGCACGCAAATTTCCACTTGGTTCCCTAGAAGAGATTGCTGAATTCTTTGAAGAAGCTTCTTGGGGCGGATTTAGTATTTTAAAGGAAAAGAAAGATGAACTACGCTTACTTTTAGAAGGCGAAATGGTTACCGCTCGTTTTAACGCGCAAGAAGAACCTACTTTTAGACTAGAAGCTGGTTTTATTGCCGAACAATTGCAATCACAGAAAAAACTGTACACAGAAAGTTACGACGAAATTGACAAACGAAAAAAACAAGTAACGATCATTGTTAAATGGGATCGTAAAGAAACGATTGATAACGAAGAACGCTACTAA
- a CDS encoding helix-turn-helix domain-containing protein, protein MNETTQRKNRLVPYETIVAASEGDIEAVGAVLDHYTGYITTLSTRVLFDEYGNSHVCVDEDLRRRIEAKLVSKLLLFNAS, encoded by the coding sequence ATGAATGAAACAACGCAGAGAAAAAATAGACTAGTACCTTACGAAACAATCGTTGCTGCATCAGAGGGAGATATAGAAGCAGTTGGAGCAGTTTTAGATCACTATACGGGTTATATTACAACATTATCTACAAGAGTTTTATTTGACGAATATGGAAATTCACACGTTTGTGTAGATGAAGACTTACGGCGCAGAATCGAAGCGAAATTAGTTTCAAAATTGCTGCTGTTTAATGCTTCGTGA
- a CDS encoding XTP/dITP diphosphatase: MSKIIIATANKGKAKEFEKIFAKFNIEVATLADFPEIGEIEETGTTFAENAALKAETVASLLNQTVIADDSGLIVDALDGAPGVYSARYAGVAHDDAKNNEKLLKNLEGVEPAKRTARFHCTLAVATPSEKTSFYTGEVEGVIAEQLCGTNGFGYDPLFFLPDFGLTMAEIPAEKKNEISHRANAIKQLEKDLTEVVEKVTKK; encoded by the coding sequence ATGAGTAAAATTATTATTGCCACCGCAAATAAAGGGAAAGCAAAAGAATTCGAAAAAATCTTTGCCAAATTTAATATCGAAGTTGCCACATTAGCAGATTTTCCAGAAATTGGTGAAATTGAAGAAACTGGCACAACCTTTGCTGAAAATGCCGCTCTTAAAGCCGAAACGGTCGCTAGCTTGTTAAACCAAACAGTTATTGCTGATGACTCTGGATTGATTGTAGACGCGCTTGACGGAGCTCCTGGCGTCTATTCCGCACGCTATGCAGGTGTCGCGCACGATGATGCCAAAAATAACGAAAAACTACTTAAAAATTTAGAAGGCGTTGAACCAGCTAAAAGAACCGCTCGTTTCCACTGCACACTTGCTGTAGCCACACCTTCTGAGAAAACATCTTTTTACACAGGGGAAGTAGAAGGCGTTATCGCAGAACAGCTTTGCGGAACAAATGGCTTCGGTTATGATCCACTATTTTTCTTACCAGATTTTGGTCTTACGATGGCAGAAATTCCAGCAGAGAAAAAGAACGAAATCAGCCACCGTGCAAATGCGATTAAACAACTAGAAAAAGATTTAACAGAAGTAGTAGAAAAAGTAACCAAAAAGTGA
- a CDS encoding aspartate kinase → MGLVVLKFGGTSVSTVDKIGKTADQAIYEKKQGNKVIVVVSAMGKSTDKLVAMAEEISEAPDKREMDMLLSTGEQITIALLAMTLKEKGHDAISYTGWQAGIETEAVHSNARIADIDSARIEAALDAGQIVVVAGFQGLTTDGEITTLGRGGSDTTAVAIASALKADKCAICTDVVGVFTTDPRYVKKAQKLEQITYDEMLELANLGAGVLHPRSVEYAKNFRIPLEVRASHEQEPGTMIEEDLTMENTKVVRGIAFEDQITRVTIHWKQKEAMRVSKVFTKLAENNIDVDIIIQGITGLGHGNLSFTIKTSALLATLTVLEESKELLQIEKLESEQDLAKVSIVGSGMVSNPGVAAQMFEALTENNIPIKMISTSEIKVSTVVPARKMVEAAQVLHDQFELDK, encoded by the coding sequence TTGGGACTAGTCGTATTAAAATTTGGTGGAACTTCTGTGAGTACCGTGGATAAAATCGGAAAAACAGCAGATCAAGCCATTTATGAAAAAAAGCAAGGAAATAAAGTCATCGTCGTCGTTTCCGCAATGGGGAAATCAACCGACAAATTAGTCGCAATGGCGGAAGAAATTAGCGAGGCGCCAGATAAACGCGAAATGGATATGCTACTTTCTACCGGGGAACAAATCACGATTGCACTACTTGCGATGACATTAAAAGAAAAAGGGCATGATGCAATTTCCTATACAGGATGGCAAGCGGGAATTGAAACAGAAGCTGTACATAGTAATGCGAGAATTGCCGATATTGATAGCGCACGAATTGAAGCAGCACTTGATGCGGGACAAATCGTGGTTGTTGCTGGTTTCCAAGGTCTAACTACAGACGGCGAGATTACTACACTCGGTCGAGGTGGTTCAGACACAACCGCAGTCGCCATCGCATCCGCTCTTAAAGCAGACAAGTGCGCGATTTGCACGGACGTTGTTGGGGTATTCACAACCGACCCACGCTACGTCAAAAAAGCCCAAAAACTAGAACAAATCACTTATGATGAAATGTTAGAATTAGCCAATCTTGGCGCCGGAGTTTTACATCCGCGCTCCGTTGAATATGCCAAAAATTTCCGGATTCCGCTCGAAGTACGAGCAAGTCACGAACAAGAACCAGGAACAATGATCGAGGAGGATTTAACAATGGAAAATACCAAAGTAGTCCGTGGAATCGCTTTTGAAGACCAAATCACCCGTGTAACTATCCACTGGAAACAAAAAGAAGCGATGCGAGTGTCCAAAGTCTTTACAAAATTAGCGGAAAATAATATTGATGTAGATATTATCATCCAAGGAATTACTGGCCTAGGTCACGGCAATCTATCCTTCACTATCAAAACAAGCGCGCTTTTAGCAACACTCACTGTTTTAGAAGAAAGCAAAGAGTTACTTCAAATCGAAAAACTAGAATCCGAGCAAGACTTAGCGAAAGTATCGATTGTTGGCTCTGGAATGGTAAGCAATCCTGGTGTAGCTGCGCAAATGTTCGAGGCGCTAACCGAAAACAATATTCCAATTAAAATGATTAGCACATCCGAAATCAAAGTTTCCACCGTTGTACCTGCGCGTAAAATGGTCGAAGCCGCGCAAGTCTTACATGATCAATTTGAATTAGATAAATAA
- the racE gene encoding glutamate racemase encodes MKQAIGFIDSGVGGLTVVREVLKQLPHEQVYYLGDTARCPYGPRDKEEVARFTWEMTNFLVDRGIKMLVIACNTATAAALYDIREKLDIPVIGVIQPGSRAALKATRNNKIGVLGTLGTVESMAYPTALKGLNRRVEVDSLACPKFVSVVESGEYKSAIAKKVVAESLLPLKSTNIDTVILGCTHYPLLKPIIENFMGDGVAVINSGEETASEVSALLDYHNLLDATDEEIEHRFFTTGSTQIFKDIAKDWLNMPDMTVEHIKLGK; translated from the coding sequence GTGAAACAAGCTATTGGCTTTATTGATTCGGGAGTAGGCGGTTTGACAGTAGTGCGAGAAGTGCTAAAACAGCTACCCCATGAACAAGTATATTATTTAGGTGACACCGCACGTTGCCCCTATGGACCACGCGACAAAGAAGAAGTAGCTAGATTTACTTGGGAAATGACTAATTTTCTAGTAGATCGTGGCATCAAAATGCTCGTTATTGCATGTAATACAGCAACAGCAGCAGCTTTATATGACATTCGCGAAAAACTGGATATCCCTGTTATAGGCGTTATTCAACCAGGTTCGAGAGCAGCACTCAAAGCAACAAGAAACAATAAAATTGGCGTACTAGGAACACTCGGTACCGTCGAAAGTATGGCATATCCAACAGCACTGAAAGGACTAAATCGCCGGGTAGAAGTAGATTCACTCGCATGTCCCAAATTTGTATCTGTCGTAGAATCAGGCGAATATAAGAGTGCGATTGCCAAAAAAGTAGTAGCCGAATCACTTTTACCACTGAAAAGTACTAATATTGATACGGTGATTTTGGGTTGTACACATTACCCACTTTTAAAACCAATTATCGAGAACTTCATGGGAGATGGTGTTGCCGTTATTAACTCCGGAGAAGAAACTGCAAGTGAAGTCAGCGCCTTACTGGATTATCATAATTTATTAGATGCTACAGATGAAGAAATCGAGCACCGTTTTTTCACTACGGGTTCGACACAAATTTTTAAAGATATTGCAAAAGACTGGTTAAATATGCCAGATATGACTGTAGAACATATTAAATTAGGAAAATAA
- a CDS encoding Imm51 family immunity protein produces the protein MEKYVKIVKFEDNLSVCLNISTEKLIAIGEKMNEMNEDAYMHGYNWEAFLNYYLAKHAPDVLEGMGSDPEAGMYVAYYTLSPETEARAEKLVQIITNLIENEEQLYQIVKNEGNQIDWDN, from the coding sequence ATGGAAAAATACGTAAAAATAGTAAAATTCGAGGATAATCTATCAGTTTGCCTTAACATTAGCACGGAGAAGTTGATTGCAATTGGCGAGAAAATGAATGAAATGAACGAAGATGCTTATATGCATGGCTATAATTGGGAAGCATTTTTGAACTATTATTTAGCTAAGCATGCACCAGATGTTTTAGAAGGAATGGGCTCTGATCCGGAAGCGGGGATGTATGTGGCATATTACACGCTATCGCCTGAAACAGAAGCTCGAGCAGAAAAACTTGTCCAAATAATTACGAATCTCATTGAAAACGAAGAACAACTTTATCAAATAGTTAAAAATGAAGGCAATCAGATTGATTGGGATAATTAA